From the genome of Scytonema hofmannii PCC 7110, one region includes:
- the psbA gene encoding photosystem II q(b) protein yields MTATLQRRESASVWEQFCNWITSTENRLYVGWFGVIMIPTLLSAAICFIIAFIAAPPVDIDGIREPVAGSLLYGNNIISGAVVPSSNAIGLHFYPIWEAASLDEWLYNGGPYQLVVFHFLIGVFCYLGREWELSYRLGMRPWICVAFSAPVAAATAVFLIYPIGQGSFSDGMPLGISGTFNFMLVFQAEHNILMHPFHQLGVAGVFGGSLFSAMHGSLVTSSLVRETTETESQNYGYKFGQEEETYNIVAAHGYFGRLIFQYASFNNSRSLHFFLAAWPVVGIWFTALGISTMAFNLNGFNFNQSVIDSQGRAIGTWADILNRANLGMEVMHERNAHNFPLDLASAEVAPVAISAPAING; encoded by the coding sequence ATGACAGCAACCTTACAACGCCGCGAAAGCGCAAGCGTGTGGGAGCAGTTTTGTAACTGGATCACTTCTACCGAAAACCGCCTTTATGTAGGCTGGTTCGGTGTCATCATGATCCCTACACTCCTCTCCGCAGCCATCTGCTTCATCATTGCTTTCATCGCTGCTCCTCCAGTAGACATCGATGGTATCCGCGAACCTGTTGCAGGTTCTTTACTCTACGGTAACAACATCATCTCCGGTGCAGTTGTTCCTTCTTCTAACGCCATCGGTCTTCACTTCTACCCCATCTGGGAAGCGGCTTCCTTAGATGAGTGGTTGTACAACGGTGGTCCATACCAGTTGGTGGTTTTCCACTTCCTGATTGGCGTCTTCTGCTACTTGGGTCGTGAGTGGGAATTGTCCTACCGCTTGGGTATGCGTCCTTGGATTTGCGTAGCGTTCAGCGCACCCGTTGCTGCTGCAACCGCAGTCTTCTTGATCTACCCCATCGGTCAAGGTTCTTTCTCTGACGGTATGCCTTTGGGAATCTCTGGAACCTTCAACTTCATGTTGGTGTTCCAGGCTGAGCACAACATCCTCATGCACCCCTTCCATCAGTTAGGTGTAGCAGGTGTATTCGGTGGTAGCTTATTCAGTGCAATGCACGGTTCTCTAGTGACCTCTTCCTTGGTTCGTGAAACAACCGAAACCGAATCTCAGAACTACGGTTACAAGTTCGGACAAGAAGAAGAGACCTACAACATCGTCGCCGCACACGGCTACTTCGGTCGCTTGATCTTCCAATACGCATCATTCAACAACAGTCGGAGCTTGCACTTCTTCTTGGCAGCATGGCCAGTAGTCGGCATCTGGTTCACCGCACTGGGCATCAGCACCATGGCGTTCAACCTCAACGGATTCAACTTCAACCAGTCCGTGATTGACTCACAAGGTCGTGCGATCGGTACTTGGGCAGACATCCTCAACCGCGCTAACCTCGGTATGGAAGTGATGCACGAGCGCAACGCTCACAACTTCCCTCTCGACTTAGCATCTGCTGAAGTTGCGCCTGTTGCTATCAGCGCTCCTGCTATCAACGGTTAA
- the ltrA gene encoding group II intron reverse transcriptase/maturase, protein MNRSVGKLEVTVAIDMTKAEQQFRLVWDNDIPVCKGFEISNWKDINWRKAEKRVFKLQKRIYAASRRGDVKRVRKLQKTLMRSWSNKVLAIRRVTQDNQGKKTAGVDGIKSLSPVERLELVGQLRITGKSKPTRRVWIPKPGKDEKRPLGIPTMYDRALQAVVKAALEPEWEAVFEPNSYGFRPGRSCHDAIKQIKNCIQSKAKFVLDADIAKCFDRINHEALLQKINIKGIVRQQIKAWLKSGVIDSGAFTVTSEGTPQGGVISPLLANIALHGMETRIKQEFPEMGHKGRETWFHKKGTHFLSPNIIRYADDFVVFHENKTVVQRCREIISEWLANIGLELKPEKTRLTHTLKYELSEDGKAGFDFLGHHIQQHPAGKYRSNKDTHGNKLGFKTLITPSAKASKAHQEEVGRIIKKHRSKSQSGLIKDLNPVIRGWSSFYSNSDAQTVGELSKQDYLIYLKLRRWAKRRCGNINDGHIKYWISMDGDNWVFATREGKANPLRLLNHSDVSCSSTDYVKVKGDKSPYDGDTVYWSSRLGIHPEMPNRKAKLLKQQKGICPWCGLSLLSWDVIEEDHKIPKALGGKDEYKNLQLLHRHCHDEKTALDLKEIRKRNQLKFLKKLSQFWEKFEWNWMNDIPNFIRQKVRKSDVTKG, encoded by the coding sequence GTGAACCGCAGTGTGGGAAAGCTAGAGGTAACAGTAGCAATTGATATGACTAAAGCCGAACAACAGTTCAGGTTGGTATGGGACAACGATATACCCGTTTGTAAAGGTTTTGAAATTTCCAATTGGAAAGATATAAACTGGCGCAAAGCGGAAAAACGTGTGTTTAAGTTGCAAAAACGCATCTATGCTGCTTCCCGCCGTGGTGATGTCAAGCGAGTCCGCAAACTCCAGAAGACGCTGATGAGGTCTTGGTCTAATAAAGTGTTAGCGATACGTCGGGTCACACAAGATAACCAAGGAAAAAAGACGGCAGGTGTGGATGGTATAAAATCACTATCCCCAGTAGAACGTCTTGAACTGGTAGGGCAACTAAGAATCACTGGCAAATCCAAACCCACTCGCCGGGTTTGGATTCCCAAGCCAGGAAAAGACGAAAAGCGCCCACTAGGAATTCCCACTATGTATGACCGCGCATTACAAGCTGTAGTAAAAGCTGCACTCGAACCAGAATGGGAAGCGGTCTTTGAACCAAATTCCTATGGTTTTAGACCAGGAAGGTCATGCCACGATGCGATAAAGCAGATAAAAAACTGCATTCAAAGCAAAGCAAAATTCGTGTTAGACGCGGATATTGCAAAATGTTTTGACCGCATCAACCATGAAGCACTGCTCCAAAAGATTAACATCAAAGGAATTGTCAGGCAACAAATAAAAGCTTGGCTCAAATCTGGGGTAATTGATTCTGGAGCATTTACTGTTACATCTGAGGGTACGCCACAGGGTGGGGTCATCTCACCCTTACTTGCGAATATAGCCCTCCACGGTATGGAAACACGGATAAAACAAGAGTTTCCTGAAATGGGTCACAAAGGAAGAGAAACCTGGTTCCACAAAAAAGGAACTCATTTCCTAAGTCCCAATATTATCCGATATGCGGACGATTTTGTGGTATTCCACGAAAATAAAACCGTTGTCCAAAGATGTCGAGAGATTATCTCGGAATGGTTGGCTAACATAGGACTTGAATTGAAACCTGAAAAAACCCGATTAACCCACACACTTAAATATGAATTAAGTGAAGATGGTAAAGCAGGATTTGACTTCCTAGGTCATCATATTCAGCAACATCCAGCCGGAAAATATCGCAGTAACAAAGATACTCACGGCAATAAACTAGGTTTCAAAACCCTCATCACCCCATCCGCGAAGGCGAGTAAGGCTCACCAAGAGGAAGTCGGAAGAATCATCAAGAAACATAGGTCTAAGTCTCAGTCAGGACTAATAAAAGACCTAAATCCTGTCATCAGGGGATGGTCTTCTTTTTACTCAAACTCTGACGCACAAACCGTTGGAGAACTGTCAAAACAAGACTACCTCATATACCTGAAACTTCGACGATGGGCAAAACGACGCTGTGGGAATATAAATGATGGTCACATCAAATATTGGATTTCCATGGACGGCGATAACTGGGTATTCGCAACCAGAGAAGGAAAAGCGAACCCCCTTCGGTTACTTAACCATAGTGATGTAAGCTGTAGTAGCACTGACTATGTAAAAGTTAAAGGCGATAAAAGCCCTTACGATGGCGACACAGTTTATTGGAGTTCAAGACTAGGAATACATCCTGAAATGCCTAATCGTAAGGCTAAGCTGCTAAAGCAGCAAAAGGGTATATGTCCCTGGTGTGGATTAAGCTTACTTAGTTGGGATGTAATCGAAGAAGACCACAAAATCCCCAAAGCTCTAGGCGGTAAGGATGAATACAAAAATCTTCAGTTATTACATCGGCATTGCCATGACGAAAAAACCGCACTTGACCTAAAAGAAATTCGGAAGAGAAATCAATTAAAATTCCTGAAAAAACTATCTCAATTCTGGGAGAAATTTGAATGGAATTGGATGAATGATATTCCAAATTTCATCAGGCAAAAGGTTAGGAAGTCTGACGTGACAAAAGGATAA
- a CDS encoding alpha/beta fold hydrolase — protein sequence MFPNFLPTTVSQLTEPASIALAQSIKQIAIATPLTTQPIATTYVQQGSGGIPLLLIHGFDGSVFEFRHLIPLLAWQNETWAVDLLGFGFTNRPAGIKFSPSAIKTHLYYFWKTLINQPVILVGASMGGAAAIDFTLSYPEAVQKLVLIDSTGLVGSPPIGKLMFPPLDYLATEFLRNPKVRQSITRTAYKNKKLATLDSQLCASLHLECSDWNKALIAFTKSGGYSAFRFKTLSQIAQPTLILWGDSDKILGTRDAKRFKLAIPNSKLIWIEDCGHVPHVEQPQIVAQNILEFR from the coding sequence ATGTTTCCCAATTTTCTACCTACAACCGTTAGCCAACTGACAGAACCTGCGTCAATTGCTCTAGCTCAAAGCATCAAGCAGATTGCGATCGCAACTCCCTTAACCACACAACCAATAGCCACTACCTACGTACAGCAAGGTAGTGGAGGGATACCTTTGCTCTTGATTCACGGCTTTGATGGTTCCGTATTTGAATTCCGCCATCTCATCCCCCTACTGGCATGGCAAAATGAGACATGGGCAGTAGATTTGTTGGGATTTGGGTTTACAAACAGACCCGCAGGAATAAAGTTTAGTCCTAGTGCTATTAAAACCCATCTCTATTATTTCTGGAAAACCCTCATTAACCAACCTGTTATCTTAGTAGGTGCTTCCATGGGGGGCGCAGCAGCCATTGATTTCACCCTCAGCTACCCCGAAGCGGTTCAAAAGCTCGTGTTAATCGATAGTACGGGTTTGGTAGGTAGTCCGCCGATCGGCAAATTGATGTTTCCACCATTAGACTATTTAGCAACAGAGTTTTTACGCAATCCAAAAGTGAGACAAAGTATAACTCGTACTGCCTACAAAAATAAAAAGTTAGCAACATTAGATTCCCAACTATGTGCATCACTTCACCTAGAATGCTCTGATTGGAACAAAGCTTTGATTGCTTTTACTAAAAGTGGTGGATACAGTGCATTTAGATTTAAAACCCTATCACAAATCGCGCAACCAACTCTCATTTTGTGGGGAGATTCCGACAAAATTTTAGGGACTAGAGATGCTAAAAGATTTAAGCTAGCAATTCCCAACAGCAAACTGATCTGGATCGAAGATTGCGGTCATGTTCCTCATGTAGAACAACCGCAGATCGTAGCTCAAAATATTCTAGAATTTCGCTAG
- a CDS encoding SDR family oxidoreductase: MLSLENQIVLITGASSGIGAACAKFFAGAGAKLILAARRFDRLQQLVEELNKNFATEIYSLQLDVRDLAVVESVISELPPPWSDIDILINNAGLSRGLEKFHEANIQDWEEMIDTNIKGLLYLTRFVVPGMVSRDRGHVVNIGSIAGHQTYPNGNVYCGTKAAVKAITEGLKQDLLGTSIRVTSVDPGMVETEFSEVRFHGDTERAKKVYQGVTPLTPDDVADVILFCVTRPAHVNINEVILMPVDQASATLIDRKQ, translated from the coding sequence ATGCTTTCTCTTGAAAATCAGATCGTTTTAATTACTGGTGCAAGCAGTGGCATAGGGGCTGCTTGCGCCAAATTCTTTGCAGGTGCAGGTGCAAAACTTATTTTAGCTGCACGAAGGTTCGATCGCTTGCAGCAGTTAGTAGAAGAACTCAACAAAAACTTTGCTACTGAAATATATTCTTTACAATTAGATGTACGCGATCTCGCGGTAGTAGAGTCTGTTATTTCCGAATTACCTCCACCGTGGTCTGATATCGATATATTAATCAATAATGCCGGTCTGAGCCGTGGTTTAGAGAAGTTCCATGAAGCCAATATTCAGGATTGGGAGGAAATGATTGATACCAATATTAAAGGATTGCTCTACTTAACTCGTTTTGTTGTTCCCGGAATGGTGAGTCGCGATCGCGGTCATGTGGTCAACATTGGTTCTATCGCCGGACATCAAACCTATCCCAACGGAAATGTCTACTGTGGAACGAAAGCTGCTGTTAAAGCAATTACTGAAGGTTTAAAACAAGATCTGTTGGGTACATCTATCCGTGTAACTTCTGTCGATCCTGGGATGGTAGAAACAGAATTTAGCGAAGTCCGATTTCACGGCGACACCGAACGCGCCAAAAAGGTTTACCAAGGAGTCACTCCCCTAACTCCAGATGATGTTGCTGATGTCATACTTTTCTGCGTGACTCGACCAGCCCATGTCAATATTAATGAAGTCATTTTGATGCCAGTTGACCAAGCTAGCGCAACATTGATCGACCGAAAACAGTGA
- a CDS encoding zinc ribbon domain-containing protein: protein MALSKKQRQTEYTYTQVVPVVFCSDELQVDRIMHLCGIPRSLTYNKLGSLQGWGLDWKKADSIIRTIIKPEQVNLPSKLWEWSVNDTMKAISAQQSAAKVFLIREIWRKYPITSNTRQRLKWVEENKDKKKGDELKALKQKALELFPPCSVEIDRNRLFELLNTDPTQDNWLHRKFRAQYQRGHTFVRNQIVYQNLGYSCHRINRHAVELQIQGLERGKRIILKLRCRHIIKGQIRVIRNEFRLLEVHCTRSLWLILPSGKPTQKLGIDKGYTEGFYTSLGKTIAPGLGKLMTEKTERIAKTNRNRYRIRAFGESIASHAPQKADRILKNNLGYKVKSRKLKREKETIKNFIRSDLRRNITTPVDIICEDLTQPIKGKAQAKHINRKLNSWMKGELQASLEKISVETGSTISVVNPAYTSQTDSVTGTLLGSRSGDRFTRFTGDVIQADLNAALNLCVRATDNNITRYMKSSHVESELLTRTVGYLASIGKSVTDALNLGWLKPKFKAKALKLEEKYHSQG, encoded by the coding sequence ATGGCTTTGAGCAAAAAACAACGACAAACTGAATACACTTATACTCAGGTCGTTCCTGTCGTTTTTTGCTCTGACGAATTACAAGTAGACCGAATTATGCATTTGTGTGGCATCCCTAGATCCCTGACTTATAACAAACTCGGTTCCTTACAAGGATGGGGATTGGATTGGAAAAAAGCAGATTCTATTATCAGAACAATAATTAAACCAGAACAGGTTAATCTACCCAGTAAATTATGGGAATGGTCAGTTAATGACACCATGAAAGCAATTTCTGCACAACAGTCAGCAGCTAAAGTTTTTCTGATACGGGAAATATGGCGCAAATACCCCATAACTAGCAATACTCGACAACGATTGAAGTGGGTAGAAGAGAATAAAGATAAGAAAAAGGGAGATGAACTGAAAGCACTCAAGCAGAAAGCCTTGGAATTATTTCCACCTTGTTCAGTTGAAATAGATCGAAATAGATTATTTGAGTTATTAAACACAGATCCAACTCAAGACAATTGGCTTCATCGTAAATTCCGCGCTCAATATCAACGAGGACACACATTCGTCAGGAATCAAATAGTGTATCAAAATCTAGGTTATAGCTGTCACCGGATTAATCGTCATGCCGTTGAGTTGCAAATCCAAGGACTGGAGCGTGGTAAAAGAATAATCTTAAAACTAAGATGCCGTCACATTATTAAGGGTCAGATTCGAGTCATTCGTAATGAATTTCGATTACTTGAGGTACATTGTACCAGATCGCTCTGGCTAATTCTACCTTCCGGCAAACCTACTCAAAAATTGGGAATTGACAAAGGTTACACAGAAGGATTTTATACATCATTGGGCAAAACGATTGCACCAGGTCTTGGTAAATTGATGACCGAAAAGACCGAGCGCATTGCCAAGACCAATCGCAATCGTTATCGAATTAGAGCTTTTGGGGAAAGCATTGCATCACACGCTCCACAAAAAGCTGACCGTATTCTCAAAAATAATTTAGGTTACAAAGTAAAGTCTCGGAAATTAAAACGCGAGAAAGAAACCATTAAAAATTTTATTCGCTCTGATTTACGACGAAATATCACAACGCCCGTCGATATCATTTGCGAGGATCTCACCCAACCAATCAAAGGGAAAGCCCAAGCAAAACACATCAATCGCAAGCTGAACTCTTGGATGAAAGGGGAATTACAGGCTTCATTGGAGAAAATCTCTGTGGAGACAGGATCGACAATATCGGTAGTGAATCCTGCTTATACATCGCAAACAGATTCTGTGACTGGAACGCTATTAGGTTCACGTTCAGGGGATCGTTTTACTCGTTTTACGGGGGATGTAATCCAAGCCGATTTGAACGCGGCATTAAATTTGTGCGTTCGAGCCACAGACAACAACATCACTAGATATATGAAATCGAGTCATGTTGAATCTGAGTTATTAACTCGGACTGTGGGATACTTAGCTTCTATTGGGAAGTCAGTGACTGATGCATTAAATCTTGGGTGGCTTAAACCTAAATTTAAAGCGAAAGCACTCAAACTTGAGGAAAAGTATCACTCTCAGGGGTAG
- the murG gene encoding undecaprenyldiphospho-muramoylpentapeptide beta-N-acetylglucosaminyltransferase, translating into MAHTPVRLLIAASGTGGHLFPAIALAEHLSDYQIEWLGVPNRLETQLVPKQYPLNTISVEGFQQGFGLASLKVLGKLIGSVLQVRKILKQGNFQGVLTTGGYIAGPAAIAARSLGLPVIFHESNALPGKVTRFFGPWCNAVAVGFEVASQYLSRAKTVYTGTPVRSEFLDKTTAASLDLSIPEGVPLIVVFGGSQGAVAINKLVRQSANAWFDAGAWIVHLTGDKDPEAESLKHPQYICLPFYNNMAALLRRASLAITRSGAGSLTEMAVCGTPAILIPYPFAAEDHQTYNAEVFTSVGAAIMFKQSDLTAEGLRSKVLDLLQNPEELQKMGEAAKAIAVPDSADRLAQLVRDVVEKK; encoded by the coding sequence ATGGCACATACTCCTGTACGTTTATTAATAGCTGCTAGTGGAACTGGCGGACACTTGTTTCCCGCAATTGCCCTTGCCGAACACTTGAGCGATTATCAAATAGAATGGCTTGGTGTTCCGAATCGGTTAGAAACACAGTTAGTTCCCAAACAGTATCCCTTGAATACTATTTCAGTAGAAGGATTTCAGCAAGGTTTTGGGCTTGCCTCACTCAAGGTATTAGGCAAACTTATCGGTTCGGTTTTACAAGTTAGGAAAATCTTAAAACAGGGGAACTTTCAGGGAGTTTTGACGACAGGCGGTTACATTGCCGGACCGGCTGCGATCGCTGCACGTTCTTTAGGTTTGCCTGTTATTTTTCATGAGTCCAACGCCTTACCTGGTAAAGTGACTCGCTTTTTTGGACCTTGGTGTAATGCGGTAGCAGTGGGGTTTGAAGTGGCGAGTCAGTACTTATCTCGCGCTAAAACTGTTTATACGGGAACTCCCGTGCGCTCCGAATTTTTAGATAAAACAACTGCTGCGTCGCTGGATTTATCGATTCCAGAAGGAGTCCCTTTAATTGTTGTTTTTGGTGGTAGCCAGGGTGCTGTCGCTATTAATAAACTGGTGCGCCAGTCAGCCAATGCTTGGTTTGATGCAGGTGCTTGGATTGTCCATTTAACTGGTGACAAAGATCCAGAAGCAGAAAGTTTAAAGCATCCGCAGTATATTTGTTTACCATTTTATAATAATATGGCTGCGTTGTTGCGAAGGGCAAGCTTAGCAATCACTCGCTCTGGTGCTGGAAGTCTGACAGAAATGGCAGTTTGCGGTACACCTGCGATTTTGATTCCTTATCCTTTTGCAGCAGAAGACCATCAAACGTATAATGCGGAAGTTTTTACCTCAGTTGGTGCAGCAATTATGTTTAAACAGTCAGATTTAACGGCTGAGGGTTTGCGTTCCAAAGTTTTAGATCTGTTGCAGAATCCAGAAGAATTACAAAAGATGGGGGAAGCCGCAAAAGCGATCGCTGTTCCCGATAGTGCGGACAGGTTGGCTCAGTTAGTTCGTGATGTTGTGGAAAAGAAGTGA
- a CDS encoding DUF6737 family protein yields MSQKNSINPWKYKPWWCQPWSILLTGVTVIGGIWVLFRTIWFTLLVSIPIIVWMGFFLLIWPQLMIRSGILESHQE; encoded by the coding sequence ATGTCTCAGAAAAACTCTATCAATCCTTGGAAATACAAACCTTGGTGGTGTCAACCATGGTCTATTCTTCTGACAGGTGTGACTGTAATTGGTGGGATTTGGGTATTATTTAGAACTATCTGGTTCACTCTTCTTGTCAGTATACCCATCATTGTATGGATGGGATTTTTTTTGCTGATTTGGCCTCAATTAATGATTCGTAGCGGGATTTTGGAGTCACACCAAGAATAG
- a CDS encoding Lrp/AsnC family transcriptional regulator produces the protein MSNLDRIDRKLLQLLQNNGRLSNKELATQVELAPSTCLERMRRLSQDGVIKGIHADVETQALGIGLQAIYFIELTKHRREVVETFQAEVLQIPEVIAIYLIAGRYDFLVHVAVRDTQHLRDLALDTFTNRPEVTRIETALIFNYARCFELPNYLEDDL, from the coding sequence ATGAGCAACTTAGACCGAATTGATCGCAAATTATTGCAGTTGTTACAGAATAATGGACGGCTTTCCAACAAAGAACTAGCAACACAGGTGGAGTTAGCTCCATCTACTTGTCTTGAGCGAATGCGACGGCTCTCTCAAGATGGGGTTATCAAGGGGATCCATGCAGATGTGGAAACTCAAGCATTAGGTATTGGGTTGCAAGCGATCTATTTTATTGAATTAACCAAACACCGACGAGAGGTAGTTGAAACTTTTCAGGCTGAAGTTTTGCAGATTCCAGAGGTGATTGCAATTTATCTGATTGCTGGACGATACGATTTTCTAGTGCACGTTGCTGTTCGAGACACGCAACATCTCAGAGATCTAGCTCTTGATACGTTTACAAATAGACCAGAAGTGACCCGCATCGAAACAGCTTTAATCTTTAACTATGCCCGCTGTTTTGAATTACCTAATTATCTCGAAGATGATCTGTAG
- a CDS encoding phytanoyl-CoA dioxygenase family protein, which yields MLLRQDRLSILGNVELSSFQDSGFLVIENLLESTMVKALRDRFEPLFRGEFETGVYPDEWYWREGMSLPDITRHMANAWKSDLTIAKLVLSADIARAAALLMSWNGARLGQDTIWMKPPQTKAIAMHQDSSYMDFLVPSETITCWITLDDTQANAGTIEYVPGSHNWKLTARPLDFHTPKGGYQAKMLAAAALAGIENPQIIPIEVPAGSCVFHHGHIWHGSGANTTEHIIRRSIGIHLLRSDVRFHTSGGGYIYGRYQRVGDTSLDESFFPVLWVRNGYRTPYLDHYCRLGL from the coding sequence ATGCTACTTCGACAAGATAGGTTATCCATTCTTGGTAATGTTGAGTTGAGCAGCTTTCAAGATTCTGGATTCCTCGTGATTGAAAACTTGTTGGAATCCACTATGGTAAAAGCACTCCGCGATCGCTTCGAGCCATTGTTTCGTGGAGAATTTGAAACAGGAGTTTATCCAGATGAATGGTATTGGCGAGAGGGAATGAGCTTACCAGATATTACTCGACACATGGCGAACGCTTGGAAAAGCGACCTCACAATCGCAAAATTAGTACTTTCAGCAGATATTGCTCGTGCAGCCGCTTTACTCATGAGTTGGAACGGAGCTAGGTTGGGACAAGACACGATTTGGATGAAGCCTCCACAAACAAAAGCGATAGCAATGCATCAAGATAGCTCCTACATGGATTTTCTTGTTCCTTCAGAAACAATTACCTGTTGGATTACGTTGGATGACACTCAGGCAAACGCAGGCACAATTGAATATGTTCCAGGCTCACATAATTGGAAACTAACTGCAAGACCACTAGACTTTCATACGCCAAAGGGTGGTTACCAAGCCAAGATGCTTGCTGCAGCTGCTTTGGCAGGTATTGAAAATCCTCAAATAATTCCTATCGAAGTGCCAGCAGGTAGTTGTGTATTTCATCATGGTCATATTTGGCACGGCTCTGGTGCCAACACAACAGAACATATCATCCGCCGCAGTATTGGTATTCATCTTCTACGATCTGATGTCCGTTTCCATACTTCTGGTGGAGGTTATATATATGGTCGCTATCAACGAGTAGGAGACACTTCGCTAGATGAGAGTTTTTTTCCAGTACTGTGGGTACGAAATGGCTATCGCACACCGTACCTTGACCATTATTGTCGCTTGGGGTTATAA
- a CDS encoding thioredoxin family protein — MSTESPANSKEKSEFPVGPRLRNFLVAIVAIALSVALVLGLRTETTSASLTQLDEQSTPLEVALTNDKPSFVEFYANWCTVCQKMAPDIAQLEQQYVGKVNFVMLNVDNTKWLPEMLKYRVDGIPHFVYLSKDGEPITQAIGDQPRTVMASNLEALVAGAPLPYAQASGKVSQFSTPVAPTNTQDDPRSHGSQVVN; from the coding sequence ATGAGTACGGAGTCACCTGCTAACTCAAAAGAAAAATCCGAATTCCCTGTCGGACCACGCTTGCGAAACTTCTTAGTTGCAATAGTCGCGATCGCTCTTAGCGTTGCTCTAGTTTTGGGGCTGAGGACAGAGACAACCTCTGCTTCCCTAACTCAGTTAGACGAGCAATCTACACCATTGGAAGTCGCGTTAACCAACGACAAGCCCTCATTCGTAGAGTTTTATGCGAACTGGTGTACTGTCTGCCAAAAAATGGCACCAGACATTGCACAACTAGAACAACAGTATGTCGGTAAAGTTAATTTTGTCATGCTGAATGTAGATAATACCAAGTGGCTGCCAGAAATGTTGAAGTATCGTGTGGACGGTATCCCCCACTTTGTGTATCTGAGTAAAGATGGGGAACCTATTACACAGGCTATTGGCGATCAACCTCGTACCGTTATGGCTAGTAATCTAGAAGCTCTAGTTGCGGGTGCTCCTCTGCCATACGCTCAAGCCAGTGGCAAAGTTTCCCAATTTTCCACACCAGTCGCACCAACAAACACTCAAGACGATCCCCGCAGTCATGGGAGTCAAGTTGTGAATTAA
- a CDS encoding NIL domain-containing protein — protein sequence MKKRVTLSFPRRVVQMPVTYRLARDFNVAANIIRAQVAPNQIGKLVVELSGDIDELDAAIEWMRSQNINVSQALGEIIIDEDLCVHCGLCTGVCPTEALNLDPQSYKLTFTRSRCIVCEQCIPTCPVQAISTNL from the coding sequence GTGAAAAAACGAGTTACCCTGTCTTTTCCCAGACGTGTTGTTCAAATGCCAGTTACTTACCGATTGGCGCGAGACTTTAACGTAGCAGCAAATATCATCCGCGCTCAAGTGGCTCCAAATCAGATTGGTAAATTGGTGGTAGAACTGTCAGGCGATATTGATGAATTGGATGCAGCAATAGAGTGGATGCGATCGCAAAATATCAACGTTTCTCAGGCTCTAGGAGAAATCATTATTGATGAAGACTTGTGCGTTCATTGCGGTTTGTGTACGGGAGTCTGTCCGACAGAAGCCCTCAATCTAGATCCCCAAAGTTACAAGCTGACATTCACGCGATCGCGCTGTATTGTTTGCGAACAGTGTATTCCCACTTGTCCCGTACAGGCAATATCTACTAACCTGTAG